tattATTTCACTGTGTTTTATTGATAGTACTTTACTTTACATGAGTGTAATGATTATTACAGTTGGCTTGGTAACATTGCAATTCCACGTATTTTTTCGTAGCTTTGTAATACCGGGCTTCATTGGTGAATACATTGTTGTCTTATCTAGTTAGTAATCTGAGGAATCTAATTTATACAAAAGTTTTTACTTACAACGGTATTTGCTTTCATGGTTTctgaattattattatagtaATCAAATATTATTGGGTAATTTCCTATTATATTACAAACTGtataataaaatttttattgaCCTTTTTTTATCTGATATTATTTCCCCTTTGTAAGTGTTGATGAGTCTGAAAGTTATGAAAGACTCTTGTAGCCTTCAGCGACTTGCTTTTCAGTCATGTGGAATCAAAGACTATAATTTGTTACTCAGTGTACTTGAGGCAAGTCAAATAATATGTTAAAATATTACCtttgaagatactatttttgtACATTGTTTAAATAAGTTAACCATACATATAGTTGTCCTTCAAAAAGACTGAAACTACAGTCATCATAAAGGATGAAAAAGTTGCTCAAAGTTCATATCATCACTATAGTGCTGTTTCATTCACCATAAAATCAAAAACTTTGGTAATAAGCAAAAGAGAAATTTTCAGTCCACAAAGTTTGCTACTCTTACAATACAGTCACTTTATCATCTGCTGTAACATAATAATATAATTTGTGATAAAATGTTCAGTCTAAGAGATTGCCATTATTAACTGGAGGGAGATATTGCAGTACAATATAGAGAACACATTCTGTAGGTGTAAGGAGATAATTTATAAACTCCATGCCCAGTTGGTCATGAATTCAATACTTCACTTTTTGCAGTCCTTTCCATTCTTTTCATATATCCAAACAGCCGTGCATATTATTCTCGTTGTCCTTTTCATATATCTTAACAGCCTTGaatattattctttttgtccttttcatTTATAACAGTCTTACATATTATTCTTTCAACCTTTTTAGATATCCAAACAGCCTCGCCTATTATTCTTTTTGTCCTTCTCATTTATAACAGTCTTACATATTATTCTTTTTGTCCTTTCATACATCCAAAATAGCCTggcatattattttttctcattatatatatatataacactATTCTTTTAACTGGCACCATTTCAGAGTTATGAGCAATTCttatttaatataaaaaaatatattttggggTAAAGGCAAAGAAAATAACATTAGTTTTGGTCAGCCTTGCATGCacctttataaaaaaaagtgaGAAAGCTATCAAGCAGGTTTCTGTGAATATAGTTACTGCAGTGTTAACCAAATACTTAGGGTTTTGGTGGGGGCAGGGTACTTCCCAAAATCcctatacatgtatgtacagcCCAACAGGATCATCACAGCATATGATCAAAATTTTTCCAATGATATTTTAGAATATTATGAGTAGTGAAATATTTACATAACTTGGACTATTAAATATATATCATTTGTAAGGAAATTGTTTGAAGGCCTATGCAGCACATACTCACCCAAAACCAACCCATGCCATGTCACCCTCACACATCCTCACCATTGGTGACAGCTTTTAACGAGGGTCCCAGTGGCAGGTCAACAATAATATAAATTTATAGGTAAAATAACATAATAAGCCACCCTAGTTTAGTAAATAATGCTTGCTGTTATGATGATTGTGGCCAATGAAAATTTCGTTTTACAACTTTGTAAAGCTCTTCATTGTAATGCTGGTAGTAGTTATGCAATCGAGTTAAAATATGTTGGCTAACAGGAGTATGCTTTCTCCCTTTGCTGCCTTTTAAACAGCCTGACTTTCTCTTCCCATCAAAACCTATTTTTCcaataaaacaaggaaaaccCTTCTTCTTGTCAAAGTAGAAATTATTTTCATTGATCACTGGTCTCAGGGTCAGAAATCTCTCCACAAGTTTCAATTCTGCTGTTGGATTTTTTACAAGCTCCTCACCACTCACAAAATGGATCTGTGAAAGTGGGAAAAACTTCATCCAATTCCACAGGTACCTAATGTAAACTCCAAATTTAACCACACCCCTCTCTGTGCTTAAAATGTTATTGTTCCTCATAACATAGTCTTCAAACCTTGGAAGAGAACTGTTTGGCCGAAGTGCTAACTGTGTATAGTCTGATATAGCTCTTTGTGTTGGATCACGGACAATCACCAAGAGTTTAACATCTTTTGACATATTGAACACACGCTCTGGGACATTGGTTGATACAAAGTAACCTGGAGACTTTTCTATGGTGACCTGATTAGAAGTTGACTTAGGCATTCTTTTTCTGTACCATTCCAACCCAAGTGCATAGTTTTCATCTTGATCAAAGAAGTGCACCTCGTATGGGCATGCCCTGACATCAGGATGTATTTTAAGGAAAACAAGCAATGCCCTTGTGCCTGATTTGGCTGAACCAATGATAATTGCCTTTGGTAAACGCTTTTCCAGGTTTCCAGTGTTGTTTGAAATACCATTGGTGAAATTGTTTTCTGGAAATGTCCTTCCTTTGCTGGCATAAAATGTTATGTAGTACACAAACAAGCTGGACAAAACTGACGCAAGTGCAGCAATTGCAGAAAGCTTTGTAATCTTGCAAGCTGGATGCCACATCGTACAAGTTAATTTTCACAAACCGTAGCAACTTGCTCAATGGTTTAAACTTGAAAAGCAGGAGGCATGATTTCTCGCCAGAATACAGGTTCATGGAAAACCTCTGTGGGTAAAAGGATGTTAAATGTAAGACAAAGTACAGTTGACGTTAATGACAAAGTCCAGTTGATGTTAAGCAAGGAAAAAgtgaataccgtaaaattccgaaaataagcccctccatgcatatgtataagccccccaatccGGTAACGcgaaaaaccctccgttaaattgcccctccaaatataagcccccgggggcttgtacttggaaaattgccctaaaatgcaacgtaaaacaaagcaaaaacagtaaatctacttctaactataaggctagcccaatcgattttgagacacaaacttccctccgtatataagcccctccaaaaataagcccctcaaaaagggcctttgaaaaatataagccccggggcttgttttcggaattttacggtatgtcgACGGCCCCTAAGAGGCAAACAAAACATTTAAGAAAAGGAGGAAAACCTAATATGCTGACAGCCTCCGATCTCCTTACTTGCACTTTTAAtgcaaaaaacattttcatgggatcaaaattcaccaacaagccttgtttttttttataaccgCATTACAGCAAGACTCTTTTAACTGCTAAGGAGCGGATCCGGACTTTAAGATTGAAAATGGTGTAGTCCCTTTCACTGAATTTTTTCCTCGCAGATTgccctttgtttttgggttcGACGATAACTGAATTTGCTTAAACCTATAGAAACAATAGATACATTACTGTTTCGCAGCTAACAGTGAGGCTTGTCGAGAGCAAACATTCGTGATTCATATAAATGCGCTTTGCATCCAACCTGCTATGTCAGATATAAAGCatgtatgtatttatgtatgtatgtacatgCATGCATACCAATTCCGCAGACGTGCTATGCGTGGGGATGCTTCAGCTTCTATCGAGATAGATCTGAATGGTCCAGAATGGCTGGCTATTCTACAACAACGCGCGCACAATAAATACTCTTGATACGTATACGATTCTTTACAAAGCTTACGACTTTTACATTAACACTCCTTGACCTTTAGTAAAATGAGAAGATCAGCTCACATGGATCCGAGCCAGCCGAACCACTGCCCCgaacatacatgtataaattGTGAACATCACGCCACAAGTTATTTGGATGTATGCATTATAATTTACAAGTAAACGCCAAAATCAAATCATACCTCCATCCTTCAAACACTATGAAGACTCCATCCCCAGCTCACCGGAAATTGGCGGAAAGTGTTTGCACAGCTTTGCAGGAAATACGAGACGATCGCCAGCTTTCGAGCCCTTGATGTACtagctagcctgcgaagcgcagacgcatttccggtcgtcgcttctctccctcctatttttcggagggagagaagcgacgaccggaaatgcgtctgcgcttcgcaggctatgtactagcctgcgtagcaagcgtttccaatcgagttattgcgcgaaagttagagcggaagcaaaaaaaaaggttgaagggggagggggaggggagaagaggaaacgcttgcccgcaaaccccacgattctggaaaacgccccttgatatttcacggttcggttcatttgtaaattgacagctcgtcaaaatagaaacataacGAACAGATTCCCCCTGgttaccagatttgtaaaattactttgttctctaatagaacacgttgcaggcgattgcaagaactgtaataaaaaagatttacgataaaagaaagttaaaacaaTGAGCGATTGCTgcagaatttcttgttttttattgtgtggctttatctcgtctgaaaccttgtcgacaCGTCAAAAAcgatttgtccggaacaattcactccgccgggtacaagttttgcagagcggctgctcttcagcctgtgtcgaaacgttctctacaatagatgccgcggatcttgtttactgtgggtaatgtcgaccgaggtatcggtcgatatagcggtcgatatagcggtcgacatagcggtcgacagtcggtcgatactcggtcgacagtcggtcgatactcggtcgacaatcggtcgatagtcggtcgacagtccgtcgatactcggtcgacagtcggtcgacagtcggtcgatatagcggtcgatagtcggtcgacagtctgtcgatagtcggtcgatagtgagaaagactatcggccgagtatcggtcgatatttcgacgacgcacctcgacttactatcggtcatatgtcggtgatatatcggtcaactgtcggtggtatatcagtcaactgtcggtagtgtatcggtcaactgtcggtggtatatcggtcaactgtcgatCGAATATCAGTCAtgtgttaatttatcaggtgagTCTAATGGCTCTTTTTTCTAAGcaaagacgtcattaattactgttatcATGCGATGGGGGAACATGTGGCAGTGCGAGGCGCGATTACTCTATGAAGCGAACCGAAGAGCACTGGGAACTAAGGACATGgtaaccgtttttttttccagtttgtatcatcaccGATCGTCCTATTTTTAGCTGTTAAACACAACTTGTCTCAGCCTAAGTTGAATCTGCTGCTCCTGTGGTCCCGCAGTCGAAGAATACTTAAAGAACGACGAGTGAAACGAGTGCTCCCGCAGTCCCGAAGTGGAAGAATAATGAATAGGAAAAGGCAGTTCATGACATGCTTTAAATACACATCTTTTATTATCGGGCTTGGACCTGCTTCATCACGCCGAGTTCTCGTTTGTGCAGagaccacaaattaaacttatataTTTCTGCATTGAAGACGGGAACTGTCCTTTGTTTAACgatcagttattgataaaacgcgctgataatgcgccgaggaaggtgacaaaatatccagcagactgaacacattcatttattgtgggaATGATTTCAACTTACAGcaaggaaaatacaaaaaatgacaaaaacaagggaaaaaggaaaagcgaaaaaaaaaaaagcagaaaagtcTAAAGTGATTGGGTAAGACTTTTTCGCATGCCCGtaccaaaaaatgtcacaaaacgGGATGCTATTGCAAAGAAAGGCATGCTTTCATGTTTAATTTTGAGTAGTTTGGACTAAAAACTGAccaaaaatgtccaaaaatgcGAATTTTTCAAGAATCTCCACGTGTAAATGGGGGCAATCGGTTCATATTTCAGTAATCTTGCTCCAATTTCTTCTCCAGGGCTATTGAGAACGGACTAAAAACCATACAGACCGACAAAAAGCTCGACCGATATATCGAACGGCTATCTTCTGACTATCGACCAagtgtcgaccgaccatcgaccgagtgtcgaccaattactgaccgatacatcggtcaagtatcgaccaactatcggcgaagtgtcggcaaagtgtcggcgaagtgtcggcaaAGTGTTGGTGAagtgtcggcgaagtgtcggtgaaGTGTCGGTGAAGTGTCGGCGAGCGAAAAGCTATATCGGCCGAGACACATCTGGAACGACCATCGACCGTgtctcgaccgagtgtcgaccgactatcgaccgactattgaccgctatatcgaccgagtatcgaccgagtatcgaccgagtatcgaccgagtgtcgaccgagtgtcgaccgactgtcgaccgactgtcgaccgactatcgaccgactgtcgaccgactgtcgaccgctatatcgaccgctacATCGACCGATacctcggtcgacattacccatagtaaacaagatccgatgccgctaaatttccaataaacaaaaagaatcttttcatttcaaaaagctgacaaatctcttgtccatggcggctttagctagtgtcgagtaccgatgttctgatttatgttgatgttatctccaacaaacagtccatttttgcCAGTCAGATATGCACGCcgtcattctcaataaattggccttacctagtctccactgctcgatctccaattatactttgaagactctgaCCTCATAAACCACGATTCcaataaatatcagtccaaagcatttgtaatctgcgaccacaaatcagatgagaccagatctgtgacgcacgaaaacaaagcatacctggtttgattgatgtttcgaatgctaagtaatcaacGCTACCCGCACcgcgccaatcagaagctgcgttcgtgggcgaacgcagtttttcaaaatcgtggggtttgcgggcaagcggttccttcgtttccctcccccttccccgtcattcatgtttttttaactcttgtcccagctttctagacgaacctcgcgaggaaacgcttgctacgcaggctattgaTGTACGTGGTCAGTGTTGGAAGTGTCCTTGTGGAAGCAAAGCATGATGGTATAGCCAACGGGAtatcggagacccaggggcagatagtgagggcgagggaaagtctaaacgggcggaaaaatatggcacgaagaaaagtaaagaacggcgagaagagccccaggggacaatgtcttaccagaccagttccaaacggtcgccgccgttctgccttctgattggtgccagaaaacgtttgtgtttttctgcccaatcagaaggcagaacggcggcgaccgtttggaactggtctggtaagacattgtccccagggacTCTTCTCGTCGTTCTTTACTTtccttcgtgccatattttcccgcccgtttagactttccctcgcccccactatctgcccctgggtctccgaggatgtgatTGGTCAATCATTCATTTACTATTTTTACCCTTGGCTGAATGGTGAGAAAAGCCAGAGCTCAAAGCCGTACGCGCCACTTTCTACTTTTTACTGTGGGTGGCTCCttctaaaatgttctgcaattggtaaaccgtaaaattccgaaaataagccccggggcctatatttttcaaaggccctttttgagaggcttatttttggagggggcttatattcggaggggcttcgaggagggaaatttgcgttttaaaatcgaTTGGACTAGCCTTATAATTGaaagaaatttactgtttttgctttgttttacttcgtattttgagggcaatttccaagaaAAAGCCGCCGGGGccggcttatatttggaggagcgatttaacagagggtttttttgggttacgagtttgggggtttttatttggaggggctttatacatggaggggcttattttcggaattttacggtaggttAAGAGCCgaaaccatatattttttaacaactgtgataatttgcagtctgttcACTTTGAATATCAATTTTAGCTCTTGGtaagagggccacaagtttatcatcGATTTATTAGCTCTGGCTATTTAGTGTCAACCCTAGGAAATAAAGTCTTCATCTTATCTATGGTTTGcaaaaatttttctcttaatACTGAAAGAAAGTTTACGAAGATCATTAACGATAACGTAAAATTGAGACGGAGAAAAAGTTATTCAGCAAAATGATTCTTTCGAAAAGAATTTGCCAAGAATGATTTGTACACGCCATAGCGCGAGCAGATTACAGCACTCACGTCACTTGGCCCTGCTATCTGTgagtaaaattaaaagttgttctcttttgattatgttagtAAAACAAATGGTAAACGGCTCAGCGTTTACTGTTGAGTTATAGTTGCCTGACTTGGGGAGTTAAGCACTTAAGAAGCTAGAGTCACACTCCACTTTTgcctcgtgcgactcttacggttctttcgtgcttagcaacctcccgcgtgcaacTTTAACTCAACGGCACACGCTGAGCCGTTTACCATTTGTCGGCCATTTGTTAACTTTATTCTCACCATTCCGGGCGGGCCTAAACCTGCGTCCACGCGATTTGAGGGCGCATGCGAGGTGCAAGCGATTTGCCTACAGTCTTCGACAAGAACCTAATCGTTCACCTGATCGTTAGCTATAAATAGAGAGATTCAGGGCTACGTTTACGGCAAATGTGAATTTGTActacgtgaccaagttttctctTCATTTCCCTTTTACTGTTAATTACTTCTACAAAAAATTAGTAGTGTCATGCTAGTTtaatttattacaattattttgCACAGTTTTCATCTGATCATTTACtcttttgagaaattctcaacttgaatctgacgtttgccatTAGCCGTAAACGTGACTACTGTTTATGAactaaacaagaacgctcttacagcGGCGTTCAGTCTCACTTGCTtagagattagatcgagaaatgaggaggcgattaatgctacacgaaacaggatttactcgcttaaggttttttacttcctactttatcgtcGTCGATACCTTTTATCGAATCAAGGACCTCAATTCCAGataaattacatcattgccagagatcaaaaaagtgatttacatggcatgTCATTTCAATCAACGCCGAGAATAAACCTCACGCTCATCACAAGACCATTtacatacaatgaaagtttacaacacccgaccattgcagttttgctaattaagattcttattttttttcgaccactcagcAGTATACACTTGTTTCTAAGTTGTGAATGACCGCGTCACCGTGCTGGaagttttagcaacgacgacggtgacggcaacgaggacgtcaaaaaaggaataggtttgttacgcaaaacaacaactttgcacgtgaatcaagcttttttgtacatttctttacagtccttgcacgactacgacgtgaaaatgcctaactgcaagttttatagaggacgtaaacaagcgacgacgaactcctttttctctctctaaacttgagagtggtcctcaagaaatcgactccagggaaattcgcctacatttgccattttcaaaaaatttggaaaaaaacgcgacaaagtttgaaaaaacgcgaattcattttaaaagtgacgttttcgctgccgttgccgtagTCGATGCTAATCCTGTATCTATGGTAATCTTCACGTCTTGCGCAGAACTCGAGCAAGTCAACAGGCCCCGTTTTTAACATATTGTTTTATACTTCCTTTAGATGACTGAAAAGAGTGTAATTGTAAAAGATCCCCCTCTTTGGATTTAGCCGACTTCGGCAATTCATTTGTCCTTATTTCCAAGATTTTCAAGTCATTTCCCCGAGGAGAAGGCAAAAAACTCATGAAAAGGAACGTTGAACGATCTTTTCGTATTGTATGTCGATTAGCTTTTTTCAAGCCTGCATGGCTTTAACCTCAATAGAAtatacaaagaaattacagaTGCATATTCTTATTAACGGGAAATAAGCCGTAGAAACGTACACGGCTGAAACAAACAACTTgattaaaaagaataataacaaAGATCATTTATAAAGAGAAGCTAGTCCCATGGCAATGAAGAGTTTCGACAggcatttttattattattattattattattatctttttttggtATTAACTAAATGATAAGTGCACGACCCGTTGTATTAACCACACTACTAGACAGGAAGGTCATATGCCCTTCCTGCTTGAAGACGCAAGACTTTAAACCCTTATGATCTTAAATTGATTGCCTTCTCCAGGCAGCATTCAAGAGTTCGACTACCTTGACTTTTATCTTTTTGGACTTCCAAGTCTTTAAATGTATAAAAGGGAATTGCCTTGGAAAACAAGAATACAGTTTGAGTGAGGAAGATCGGATCggtgttttaaaatttatgaaGAAGAATCTTTTTTCggtatttgaagaatattttgCAACTGAAGGTAggaaattgtttttaatttgacgtatactgtaatttttttatatctGAAATATACTGCATACTAAAATGGCTACGAtttgaaaagttattttattagtTTTCGTACTTAATAAATTCAAACCAAATGTCTGAAAGAAAAATCATAATTATACTTTATTAAGCGCATCCCCCATTCGGGCTCTTAAAAACTGGTATATAATAAATAATCTAATCTAGTAACTTAAATGATGCCCACAAAGAAtgtaagtttaaatttgaattacaAGAAATACTTTAATTATCCCAGTTGATTTAGAAATTCATTTAAAATCGGATAACTTTAAGCAGTCTCTTAACAGATGCCAAAAGAGATTTCGCATAGTTGCAAAAAATTGATTAATATTGCTCCTGTCAGAATGGCTTCTGTAGTAAAAATTGTATaccaaaaaaatagttaaaGATTCGCTACTTGTCTTCTAGAGCGTCAGACTTATGCTCATCCCCGGATAGTACAGGGTTTTTTTTAGCGAGAAGCCAGGGTAAATTTCTTTTAGTTATACAGGAGCGATGTGTTCATATTTCGAAACATTACAAATAATGCTATTAAATTAAGCTGATTAGTATGCAGTTCATTAATCGCCAGCGGTGTATTTTTATCACTAAATTAGCATCAGTAAATGTGTTTTTGCTGGCCAGTTTTGTTCAGCTTggtgttttcctttcttttcctgtTGTTACCGGAGATAAGTTTTTGAGAAAGTTTTAAAGCTGTGACCATGTTTGCGCAACTTCCTAGAACAAAGCCATATTTGCTTTTTGTTTCGGTTTAACCAACTCTTAAGGTTTGGAGCCGGGTTATAATTAGTAGGTATTTTTGAGAGCAACCCGGTTGGAAAGCCTTGACTCTGGAAAGCTATATTAATTCAAATAACTTAGTGAATATTGCTTGAaagtaaaagaagaagaaaaggaggagcttaaaaaaaataccttgTCTTAACAAGAGAGAGTCCTGGGGTTCTTACCATTTCcacaaaccacccgggtggaaatcttgggcataaacataaaactgtaaaatttgacgtggtgGGAGAACAACCCGCCACAAAGTACTATCTAAATCAGCTGAAAACTGGCTAAGAAGACTGGAAAAATTGCATTGCGCCTAAAATATCAGCCCATGTTTTCCGAAGCTTCCCAATCTGAATGGCGCGAACCGTTTGATTTTCCAAATGGAATTTCCGGTCAGTtttccatgtaaatggtaagtacccTACCCTTTCGGTGTTTCTACTGAGCGACTCGTTTCATCAAAATAATCTCACTTTAACTTATAGATATTGTTGAAAATAAAAGGTGCTATTTTTATTCCTGCTTTTTTAAGCGGAGAATATGGGGGAAAAAATCCCACAAGCGAGATTTGCTACATGTACTAACAAATTTATACGCTGAATAAGGGGGAGCCGAGAGATATGACAATGAAATGATGAcactattttcaatttttcaggAGCTCAGAAGACCGGGTCCAACAACCGCTGAGAAGAGAGAAGTCCACGCCAAGAATCCCAAACATATGATGAGGAAAAAGTATCTTCAAAGGCACCTTTGGTTCACGTGTTGTTTGCTTACAATAGGAACCTTATGCTGCCTCATTTACAATCAACGTCAGTCCCTCTCTGAAAACGTACCGCTGACTTTCGTTACCACTGCGAGGACGCCTAGCTACCACACAACAATATACCATCGATACACTAAAACGACCTCGCATTCCTGGGAAAATAAAGAGACACGAGGCATAGAGGAAATAATCTATATTGACGCAGAAAATGAAAGAGAATTGAAACGACGCCTTCCCAACGCTCTTGTCATTGGAATAAGGAAGGGAGGCACAAGAGCCGTGCTTGATTTTCTGTCCCGTCACCCTAGTGTTAAAGTGTGTCCTCAAGAGGTGCACTTCTTTGATCGCAGGGAAAACTATGTTCTTGGGCTTGAATggtacagagagcaaatgccgCCTTCCTTACCGAATCAAATCACAATTGAAAAAACTCCTGCGTACTTCGTAACAGATGACGCGCCCGAGTTAATTTATAATATGTCGTCTTCCATTAAACTATTAGTAGTAGTCCGTGATCCTACTGTTCGAGCTATTTCAGATTACGCTCAGTTGCTTGAGAAATCCAATGGTACATTGAGACCGTTTGAGGATTACGTGACGGAAAATTCTCAGCACCAGATACTTCGGAAAAGCACCCCACTAATTACGACTGGTATTTACGTTGACCATTTGAAAAGATGGCTGCAGTATTTCCCTCTCGAGCAGATTCACTTTATTAACGGGGAAGAACTGGTGAAGAATCCTGTCAATGAAATGCAGATTGTGGAGAATTTCTTAAACTTGAAACCTTTTATCGTTGatgatttattttattacaaCGAAACTAAGGGGTTTTTGTGTCTTGTTCCGGTAACTAAGAAGGAAAAGGAAGGGGTT
The sequence above is a segment of the Porites lutea chromosome 3, jaPorLute2.1, whole genome shotgun sequence genome. Coding sequences within it:
- the LOC140929373 gene encoding heparan sulfate glucosamine 3-O-sulfotransferase 5-like codes for the protein MWHPACKITKLSAIAALASVLSSLFVYYITFYASKGRTFPENNFTNGISNNTGNLEKRLPKAIIIGSAKSGTRALLVFLKIHPDVRACPYEVHFFDQDENYALGLEWYRKRMPKSTSNQVTIEKSPGYFVSTNVPERVFNMSKDVKLLVIVRDPTQRAISDYTQLALRPNSSLPRFEDYVMRNNNILSTERGVVKFGVYIRYLWNWMKFFPLSQIHFVSGEELVKNPTAELKLVERFLTLRPVINENNFYFDKKKGFPCFIGKIGFDGKRKSGCLKGSKGRKHTPVSQHILTRLHNYYQHYNEELYKVVKRNFHWPQSS
- the LOC140931542 gene encoding heparan sulfate glucosamine 3-O-sulfotransferase 5-like, giving the protein MTLFSIFQELRRPGPTTAEKREVHAKNPKHMMRKKYLQRHLWFTCCLLTIGTLCCLIYNQRQSLSENVPLTFVTTARTPSYHTTIYHRYTKTTSHSWENKETRGIEEIIYIDAENERELKRRLPNALVIGIRKGGTRAVLDFLSRHPSVKVCPQEVHFFDRRENYVLGLEWYREQMPPSLPNQITIEKTPAYFVTDDAPELIYNMSSSIKLLVVVRDPTVRAISDYAQLLEKSNGTLRPFEDYVTENSQHQILRKSTPLITTGIYVDHLKRWLQYFPLEQIHFINGEELVKNPVNEMQIVENFLNLKPFIVDDLFYYNETKGFLCLVPVTKKEKEGVHTGCLSESKGRPHPPVNEDVVTLLRDFYRPLNEEFYQVVGRSFGWP